The Biomphalaria glabrata chromosome 17, xgBioGlab47.1, whole genome shotgun sequence genome segment CTGAACAATACAAACTGGCAATGTGACTGTGCTATGCTCTGGtttgcaagaataacttcaAAGACAAACATTGTCTCACCAACATGTGCAGCCAGTACTAAATATGCTGGTCAGCTTGTGTCTATTGCTGTCCAGCAGTTAGAGAAAGACTGCATGACTACAACAGCAAAGACAAAGAGAACAACAACACCAAAGAATAACAAATTAACGAGAACAAAAAATACATCTACGACAATAAAAGACAAATCTACTACACCTAAAACAACCAAAGTGACTAATAAACACTTTTCAAAGTCACAAAAACCAACTACACTAACCACAGACACGACACAGACAATCACGCCAGTAAGTACAACAGCCTtcacaaaaatgaaaagaacAACAACTGGAAAATCAACGGCatcattgaaaacaaaagagtTCAGAACGATGACATCAACAACACAAAAGACGACAGTAACATCACCTACACCAAGCTCAACCTCAAAAACCTCAAATCCCACAAATAAAGCCTTACCGGCATCAAGTACTACAGCAACATTACCAAGTACAACAACACCGACTACATCAGTTTCTAGCTCTACAGTAACATCACCAAGTACAACAACACCGACTACATCAGTTTCCAGCTCTACATCAACATCAAGTACAACAACACCGACTACATCAGTTTCAAGCTCTATATCAACATCAAGTACAACAACACCGACTACATCAGTTTCAAGCTCTACATCAACATCACCAAGTACAACAACACCGACTACATCAGTTTCAAGCTCTACATCAACATCAAGCACAACAACACCTACTACATCAGTTTCCAGCTCTACATCAACATCACCAAGTACAACAACACCGACTACATCAGTTTCCAGCTCTGCATCAACATCACCAAGTACAACAGCACCAACTCACACACCAACAACTACAACTCACACACCAACAACATTCACTCCATTAGATCCTCATGGAGTTACTCAGCCTAGAGTAGACTGTGAGAAAATATCTACCTCAACATTACGTAAGTATCTAGTCTTTCAAACTAGAACATTATGTTCTTAGAAcctgataaaaaaatatataacatactCATAGTTTCGAGTTATTAAATTCACTATtctgtcatctgtttctatggccaacggtcaacgagcagagtgtcatgtgaccaaacCGTCGTAACATTCCTcagctaaagtcaggtacccattagagctgggtggaaacagatgaccttaacatcatagATTTAAcatagatcgaaaggtctgaaaagggatatttttttttttactttaatttcaCTATTAACTTCAACAACAATAAAGGTTAATTTTCTGATAAGATTTTTAGATTTCTAAGATCTCTAGAATTATTACAGATTTTAAGAATTTAAGTTTACCATCTCGATGATACCTTTCAATaagtagaagagagagagagagagaataataataataataataattataattattatctataaggaCATTTTTCTTACAATACAACAGTATTTATAAATgtgtcatcatcatcaccatcaaactctattagagtgagggcttgagaggctcaaatcctctcttgtaaaagccctggacagaaaccctgcagtcttgcgtagtgcataaatgtcgccatacaggtcgagaattttgggtttcccagacctgtcgagacggagatcagcaagtctggggcagtcaaacagaatatgaggcacggtttcctcttcttccccacaGCGGgagcaccgtgaatcaaaataaATGTGTCAGTTAAATGTGAACGATAGTAGGTCAGTGCTAAACACAACTTAGAATATTTAAAGGTAACATTCTTATTATAATATCATTGTGTCTGCAAATCTTGTTTAAGTTGGGCTGTGCATCACACAATGTATCATGTGTTTATAACGCATTTCGACTTATTTATGTAAACACATTGAGAATAGAATTGTTTACTAGTCGGTACACATGGTAAAAACAATGTCCTGATCTATAGTTACGTGTCAAAGTGGTTAACGAACCTTAAGTCTCTAAGACATGTTAAGACACACTACTTGATCggcatgttgttttttttattaagttaagCTTAACAGTTTCAACCAACTAATGCGTGATAACATAAGACTTGATCATGTTTCATTACAGCACCAACTTCAAGCGAGAACATCAAAAGCACAAAGTGCGATCAAAGTACCACGGCGAGCACAGCCTCGACTACAGACCCTACAGCAACGACGACAACGACTACCGTTGGTTCCACAACAGTAATTACGGTAACAACGCCCACTGCGACCATTGTCACCACGAACACTCCAGTTGCTACGACCACAACCGTTGTAGTAGTAGCGCCAACACCAGCGACAACGAAAGCCAATGACGCTTGTACTGCAGCTTAAGATCTGAACACCCGCTGGTGTCCAAAACCAAAATGTCTGGGCTGATAAACTATATCCCAAACTGaaaattagttgttgttttttttctccaaataattTGTCAAAAATTCATTACCTTAAGACCTTATGTATTGTAATCAAATGTGTGTACCAAACCATACTAACATCGACCACAGCTAataacacacactcacacacagacaAGCGATTCAGACTTTACAACAAAATAATGATGCATCCCCATATTCAACCTTCATTTCACAGATCCAAACTGAACACATTATTATGTTAAAAAGAGGCTGACAACATataggcagagagagagacaacttTGGCGAAGAAATTTATTACGCTAATCATGATTTAGCCAATATGAATATGCCTGCAGGTAGcaattttaagaaaaactttgctgtacattttagtttgaaagaaTGTCTATACGTTTGAATTATGTTccagaaatataaatatataaaattatctGCATGTACAAATGTTCAGATAAATGCTGATACTAAGTTGTcattttttcatttgtaaaacATAGAAACTGTACAACCAGTGTCTAGATGTCTAGCTTTCGAAAAGCTTGCAAACAAGGTGATTTGTAATAATCTTCCTATCATGTGTTATCTATGCATTGCACGAGTctgcaaaatttaaaatacattagcGAAAcctctatttatatatttaaaaagcttaGAGTTGTACAGCTTTACCTCTAAATCATTATGTTGTTGCTGCTTTCTATTCACTGCACTACAGCATAATATTCATGTCTTATATACTAAATGTGAATTGCATGTAATGCTTAATAATAAAAGAGaatgtttcaataatttcagacATGTTTCttaatatatgtataaacaAACTATTTGTTATTACtataacttattttaaaaacaaaacgtaaGCAATGTCAACAAACATTTACTCGAAGCCTAATCTAACTTCACAACAGGGCATAGTACTTAATATGATTCAGTTCAGATGAGATGCTTTAAAATTTGcacataacaaaaataaataaaatttttggtTTGTATTTATATCTGACTAATcctaaataattctattgttgTCTTATAATTCATTATTGAGTGAGGCCAATTTTTTAATAGTCTTCAAATGTCAACACAGTTTTAATAAATAACTAATGAactaaacagagagagagaaaatgcaAGTGTACTTAGGTTTCTGGCTTCTCAGTAAGCCctcaatgttattaattagttacgACTAAAGAAATTTTTGTGCTTGTAAAGAGAATGGCGTtctttttgagtttgtgtttgagTTTTtagcacatcggcacaatttaggccatgtcgtgcccgtaatccttcaaggattactctaCCTCCATATCACcagagctaaattccatacagttcTTTTTGACAATTTATCTTCTGTTGAGatctaaatgaaaaactgtGAGGAACTGATTAAAACAAGCGACTCCATCATTGCAAGCCTAAGAGTaccattttataatattgaaaaaGTAAACTGTGAGTAAGGTAATGGGCTTCAGagcttacttacttacttagacttagattctcATGCAACGTTCGGCGCATCGGGCGGCAGGTTGTCTCCACATGGATCTGCCACTggcaatgtctaaagcctcctcccacctggtgtccacatCTCTggggtcctccatgaaagtgtggcgccaagttatacgaggacgccCCCCTGtttaatggcctccatgtcatcgtaactcttggtatgcgtaattcattttgtcggagaacatgttccGCAAACTTCATgcgcaggggcggactggctatatgggcattcgggcaaatgcccggtgggccggtacccaaatgagCCGGTAGGGTCACCTAAAGGGTCTCATGAATGCCACTTTGTCACGTATtgaattgttaaaggttttataatgttCTCTTAACAAAgtggccctctgagcgtcgtgtttttaaaaaaatcgtttaCAGACTCAACATTGTAGGtcctaatactaatttaatttaacacattttccgaaataatgtaatccGTAGACAGTACTActgtaggcttcatcctttaagGGTCTACACAGTCAGCGatgaaaaagcaacataagggcTATATTTCTTAGAAAGATATAGAGCATGCTTACAGTTattgatacattattaaacttaacataattattttcaggacaagtaggcctataattggaggcccatcaTATGACAAACAATTTATAGGCCGgacttgtatagaaatgcctgggccgattttgacaccgaGTCCGCCCTTGCTCATGCGACACTGTCACAACCTCAATAGGTGatcaactcccagttcggcataggatttccttgtttgagacacaATCTCTGTAACTGACTCCTAGAAATGCGACTgtgccatttttgttgagccatatTAAGTCTTTTCCCAATTTTGACAGATATCTTCCGTCTCGCATGCATACGTTGCTGTGGGGATGACGATCGTATTCAATAGGTGTATTTTTGCGTGAAGTCCATTACCTTGGCTGTCCAAATAGGCCGCAACCTTTGGAAAACGCCATCTGCCGGTCCCAACCCCAGGTGTGAAACGAGGAGGGTTcggcgtggggctagcgaccccaccaTGTAAAACCTCAATTGCTACAGAAACAGCAAACTGGCTACAGAGCttgtagaaattaaaaaaaaaaagataaaagatgAATAGTAACGAATAGCGAAAAGACGGTGAAATTCAAATcttttacataaaacattttgtttagtgAAATACTgatatttttacataaaaacatTTGGTTTAGTgaaatattgatatttttacataaaaacagTTAGTTTAGTGAAATACTgatatttttacataaaaacatTTGGTTTAGTGAAATActgatattttacataaaaacaTTTGGTTTAGTGAAATACTgatatttttacataaaaacatTTGGTTTAGTGAAATACTgatatttttacataaaaacatatttgGTTTAGTGAAACAGAGATCCCTTTACATACACTCACCAAGGTTAGTAACATACATATCTCTTTACATTGTCTCATTAAGGTTAGTAACATACATATCTCTTTACATTGTCTCATTAAGGTTAGTGACATACATATCTGTTAACATAGAAACATTAAGGATAGAGATATCAAGAACTCTTTCCATAGAAACATTTAGAAGAGTGAAAAACAGATTTCATTACAGACAAACATTTAGGATACTACGTGTGATGATCTAGTTAGTTACAGACCATGTGTAATATCGGGGTCGCATTGGGCAGAAGTAAACTGTACCAAATAATAGTGAAGGGAAACaacaacatacatacatttcAAAAGTGAAACGGTTTAAAAGTCTAAATTTAGAACATTCTGACAACGTACGTGTTTTATTTTTCCGATAGGTCGATCAAAGTTTACAAGTGAAAATAAATTATGATGTAAGTATTTCTATTCTATATAAGAAATAACCAAATCTATAAAGATACGATGAAAGTAGagacataaaatatacatgGGTAGTGAACCATTCATTGATTaactgttgtgttttttttaattcattcatgTATTGTTATGGACTATGAATAGTGAGCTCCGATTCTTCATGGGCATATAGATCTTGAGACGTAATGGAAATTTTAACAAGAGTGCAatcatagaataaaaaaaaatataataattaatatgctATATTTGACATCGAGTCTCTCCTTCAGTACTAAACATCTTACTGTtcataatattgttgtaacgTCAATGGCGGACTGATAGGGCTAATATGTGTGCGGCCTACGGTCACACGTGACTCAGGCCAATCGcacaggtcaacggctgtcgatggACAAGAGACAGTATTGCTAGAGCACGAAAATATGACCCGTGTTATGGTCttgtgatcgaaagccttcaTGGACGAGAAACAGTGCAGTCCAGTGCAGCAAGGCAGTAAAGACGCTGCGATACGATGTGAGTCCTTGAAAGTGTAGATGTATGAGTCCAGgagtagacagagagagacttgTGTGTTTAGACGAAGTTCGGCTACGTTAAGCACTTGAAGTTAGTGTCtggccaatggacctcattcaccaatcgtaaacaaacaacatttagtcacgtgatcttattgataaaacaatgaaaaaaactgtcacgtgacaaccatcatgaattaaacatgagatcgtaaattatatagaggagataaagcaccacgtggctaaatgttgtttgtttacgattggtgaatgaggtccattgtgtagTACTGGCTGGTGCTGTATTTGTGattaaaccgccacattgttatttgaaactcttgttggcaagttcttgtgttagatgtgctgtgttgggCAGTGTTTACACAAGGCCTGGTAGAGAGAAAGTCGTAACAATAAATTCTAAACCCCTAACAAACAACTAGATGTGCGGGACAAAAAACCCAGCCCCCTCACAAGACCAACTAAAAACCAAACTGTCAATCTTCAActcatagtactcgagttggcCTTGAAGAAGAATTCAATTTAAACACCTTCTTtcaaaaatatcaatattacaataaatataatgtatttattattatatcattATTACTTAAGAGTTATTAAT includes the following:
- the LOC129923581 gene encoding uncharacterized protein LOC129923581, with protein sequence MTLKMYWSIFLTLYIFLPAVVGQCPPGCSQCVPGDIAVCASVCPSKVQLPTDITTYVQTGRGACNVTPTWLLKTDDFIPYTNLQNVSITHSNVLSFDNTDPPFEHLKNLKSLSLAHNIFRTIDKQFINLTTLEDLDLSYNFIGIMQDRSLSSLIYLKSLNLEHNRINSLSSEKFSGLDSLQNLVLSHNPISSIDTDTFQQLQNIETIKLQDAQIKSIDPGWFHGLTRLKHIDLSNNSISSINDDSFVGTALDDLDLSYNHLTSVPVTAIQRSSQFLIKLSLAHNQIASISNSDLKDFTFGTLDLSDNQITHISKDLFDNVNIVETIDLSGNPITSIDDGALTQLQLAQKLVDLSNTNLMSLPRSTENWLASTFTTVNLNNTNWQCDCAMLWFARITSKTNIVSPTCAASTKYAGQLVSIAVQQLEKDCMTTTAKTKRTTTPKNNKLTRTKNTSTTIKDKSTTPKTTKVTNKHFSKSQKPTTLTTDTTQTITPVSTTAFTKMKRTTTGKSTASLKTKEFRTMTSTTQKTTVTSPTPSSTSKTSNPTNKALPASSTTATLPSTTTPTTSVSSSTVTSPSTTTPTTSVSSSTSTSSTTTPTTSVSSSISTSSTTTPTTSVSSSTSTSPSTTTPTTSVSSSTSTSSTTTPTTSVSSSTSTSPSTTTPTTSVSSSASTSPSTTAPTHTPTTTTHTPTTFTPLDPHGVTQPRVDCEKISTSTLPPTSSENIKSTKCDQSTTASTASTTDPTATTTTTTVGSTTVITVTTPTATIVTTNTPVATTTTVVVVAPTPATTKANDACTAA